From the Blastocatellia bacterium genome, the window GGATAGTCGCGGGAGGAGTGATCACTCTCTTCGCTGCGCGTGTCGTCGCAGCACTTCGTGATACGCGCGAATATATTCGTCAACCATTCGCTCCTGCGAGAAGTGCATTTCGACATGGCGGCGCACGCGTTCCCGGTTGATCTGAGGAAGACGAGCCACAGCCTCGACAGCCTCGTCCACCGTGTCCACGATGAACCCCGTCTCGCCATCCCGAATGATCTCGGGAACGGAACCGCGCCGTCGAGCGATGACGGGTGTCCCGCAGGCCATCGCCTCGATCATGCTCAGCCCGAACGGTTCATTGAAATTGATCAGATGAAGAAGGGCCCGTGCTCCACCCAATATATCGTTATGACATTCGGGGCCGACGGAGCCGAGATACTGAATGCGATCGCCGTCGAGGAAAGGAGCTACCTCGCGTCGAAAATATTCCTGGTCGTGAATGATCCCGGCGATGAGCAATCGCAGCCCCGTTCGACGAGCAACCTCGATAGCCTCGGCGACGCCCTTGTCATGATGGATGCGCCCGAAAACGAGAAGATAATCTCCCGGTTCTCGACGAAGTCGGTAGTCTCCAAGAGGGATACCGTGATGGATGGTCGCAATGTAATCGAGCCGGGGATGGCGGTCGGCATGGCTTATAGCGACGTAGTAGACCGTCCCGTTGTACTTTTCATAGACGGGCAAGATGCGTTCGGAAGAGAATCCATGAATGGTCGTGAGAACAGGCGTCTGAATCAGTCGGCTGTAGGTGAGAGGAAGGAAGTCGAAGTGGTTGTGTATCAAATCGAACTCGTGCGCGCGCTCGAAGACGGCGGAGATG encodes:
- a CDS encoding glycosyltransferase family 4 protein; protein product: MTREPLRIAMLAPISWRVPPRHYGPWERVVSLLTEGLVDRGLDVTLFATADSVTRARLSAVCPRPYSEDPTLDVKVLECLHISAVFERAHEFDLIHNHFDFLPLTYSRLIQTPVLTTIHGFSSERILPVYEKYNGTVYYVAISHADRHPRLDYIATIHHGIPLGDYRLRREPGDYLLVFGRIHHDKGVAEAIEVARRTGLRLLIAGIIHDQEYFRREVAPFLDGDRIQYLGSVGPECHNDILGGARALLHLINFNEPFGLSMIEAMACGTPVIARRRGSVPEIIRDGETGFIVDTVDEAVEAVARLPQINRERVRRHVEMHFSQERMVDEYIRAYHEVLRRHAQRRE